A region from the Haloarcula limicola genome encodes:
- a CDS encoding hydrolase, which yields MSLEWRGAAVAPTDGMPEPDEWDAVTVPGRPSRFAGADAVAYETSFSDPREGDDVHAVLELRGTYAHTRVWCNGERLAEHDAYLAPLRVQLPEADEYRIVVECRAPEDHFGGLHGTAILPEERCVPGVWWAADLQTHPDPYVSAVRARPRVAVADGSVDSAAVDVTADVVTNEAIDDRLTLSFRPEGNARGGGAMDRTRVAAEPGATTVQYTVDVRDPALWWPHDRGAQPRYTVRTKLDGATASVTTGLRSVSYGDELRVNGERLPARGVALLDPTPEDVRRAAAANANLVRVRAQGVPPAVADACDEHGVLLWADLPLSGPGEFDADRGRALADHLVRSNGHHPSLAAVGVHDEPVEPYADGLGSGLLDRLRFRFRAWRASYDDAAARTVADAVDGVPTFPVMGPPGIDPDAVTLYPGWQYGAAADCAWLCDHYGVGSVVAGFGAGSLGTDGSAEDRDAVPAAFDHTVHDDAHLGGDAATSQATQARVVQAVAEQLRRRGSDVTILDSLRDAADAGMGVLRSNGSEKPAYGTLTDSYQPTQAVLTDPTPGESDVCVVHDRPTETAITVEWDHNGERTQEEQTIEAFGRVTVGSVTLAEGDELTLAVAVGENVVKNEYAIGHNI from the coding sequence ATGTCGCTGGAGTGGCGCGGCGCGGCGGTAGCGCCGACCGACGGGATGCCGGAACCGGACGAGTGGGACGCAGTGACGGTGCCGGGCCGACCGTCACGGTTCGCCGGGGCCGACGCCGTGGCCTACGAGACTTCCTTCTCGGACCCGCGCGAGGGCGACGACGTCCACGCGGTCTTGGAGCTGCGCGGGACGTACGCTCACACGCGCGTCTGGTGTAACGGCGAGCGATTGGCCGAGCACGACGCCTACCTCGCGCCGCTTCGCGTCCAGTTACCGGAGGCCGACGAGTACCGGATCGTCGTCGAGTGCCGCGCCCCCGAAGACCACTTCGGCGGCCTCCACGGGACCGCGATACTCCCCGAAGAGCGGTGCGTCCCGGGCGTCTGGTGGGCGGCCGACCTGCAGACCCATCCCGACCCGTACGTGAGCGCGGTGCGGGCGCGGCCGCGAGTCGCGGTCGCGGACGGGAGCGTCGACAGCGCCGCCGTCGACGTCACCGCGGACGTCGTCACGAACGAGGCGATCGACGACCGGCTCACGCTCTCGTTTCGCCCCGAGGGGAACGCTCGCGGCGGCGGTGCGATGGACCGGACGCGCGTCGCCGCCGAGCCGGGAGCGACGACGGTCCAGTACACCGTCGACGTGCGCGACCCGGCGCTGTGGTGGCCCCACGACCGGGGCGCACAGCCGCGGTACACCGTTCGGACGAAACTCGACGGCGCGACCGCGAGCGTGACGACTGGCCTCCGTTCGGTCTCCTACGGCGACGAACTCCGCGTCAACGGCGAACGCCTGCCGGCCAGAGGCGTCGCGCTGCTCGACCCGACGCCCGAGGACGTCAGACGGGCGGCCGCGGCCAACGCGAACCTCGTCCGCGTTCGCGCGCAGGGCGTGCCCCCGGCGGTCGCCGACGCGTGCGACGAACACGGCGTCCTCCTCTGGGCCGACCTGCCGCTCTCCGGTCCCGGCGAGTTCGACGCCGACCGCGGGCGAGCGCTGGCGGACCACCTCGTTCGGAGCAACGGCCATCACCCGAGTCTCGCCGCCGTCGGCGTCCACGACGAACCGGTCGAGCCGTACGCCGACGGCCTCGGCTCCGGGTTGCTGGACCGCCTGCGCTTTCGCTTCCGCGCGTGGCGGGCGAGCTACGACGACGCGGCCGCCCGGACCGTCGCCGACGCCGTCGACGGCGTGCCGACCTTCCCCGTGATGGGGCCGCCCGGCATCGACCCGGACGCGGTCACGCTGTACCCCGGCTGGCAGTACGGCGCAGCGGCCGACTGCGCGTGGCTCTGTGACCACTACGGCGTCGGGAGCGTCGTCGCCGGGTTCGGGGCGGGCTCGCTGGGGACCGACGGAAGCGCCGAGGACAGAGACGCCGTCCCCGCGGCGTTCGACCACACCGTCCACGACGACGCCCACCTCGGCGGGGACGCGGCGACTTCGCAGGCCACGCAGGCGCGCGTCGTGCAAGCGGTGGCCGAACAGCTCCGCCGGCGCGGGAGCGACGTGACGATTCTGGATAGCCTCAGAGACGCCGCCGACGCCGGCATGGGCGTGCTTCGGTCGAACGGGAGCGAGAAGCCCGCCTACGGGACGCTGACCGACAGCTACCAGCCGACGCAGGCCGTCCTGACCGATCCGACGCCGGGCGAGAGCGACGTCTGCGTGGTCCACGACCGGCCGACGGAGACGGCGATCACCGTCGAGTGGGACCACAACGGCGAGCGGACACAGGAGGAACAGACCATCGAAGCGTTCGGCCGCGTCACCGTCGGGTCGGTGACGCTCGCCGAGGGCGACGAACTCACGCTGGCCGTCGCCGTCGGCGAGAACGTGGTGAAAAACGAGTACGCCATCGGCCACAATATTTAA
- a CDS encoding endonuclease III domain-containing protein has translation MADREPEQNISGGAAGGGREATFDPETAGTRAEAVVDRLGELYWTKTYGGRDAFECLVRTILSQNTSDVASQPAHDALMERYGGDGPANTGDLADALAEADQRELAETISSAGLYNQKSERMIALADEIRDEFGGAAGFDEFVRGGDPSEVRDRLLEMNGVGPKTADCVLLFAGGRGGVFPVDTHVHRIARRMGLAPADADHEDVRAALEEAVPAEKCGFGHTAMIQFGREYCTARKPACLDDPDACPLADVCDQVGVYPESGEVVDPAEAMD, from the coding sequence ATGGCCGATCGGGAACCCGAACAGAATATCAGCGGGGGCGCGGCGGGCGGCGGCCGGGAGGCGACCTTCGACCCGGAGACGGCCGGCACACGGGCCGAAGCCGTCGTCGACCGCCTCGGCGAACTGTATTGGACAAAGACCTACGGCGGCCGCGACGCCTTCGAGTGTCTGGTCCGCACGATCCTCAGCCAGAACACCTCCGACGTGGCGAGCCAACCCGCTCACGACGCGCTGATGGAGCGGTACGGTGGCGACGGACCGGCGAACACGGGCGACTTAGCGGACGCACTCGCCGAAGCGGATCAGCGGGAACTCGCCGAGACCATCTCCTCGGCCGGGCTCTACAACCAGAAGTCCGAGCGCATGATCGCGCTGGCCGACGAGATCCGAGACGAGTTCGGCGGCGCGGCCGGCTTCGACGAGTTCGTCAGAGGGGGCGACCCGAGCGAGGTCCGGGACCGGCTGCTGGAGATGAACGGCGTCGGGCCGAAGACCGCCGACTGCGTCCTCCTCTTCGCCGGCGGGCGCGGCGGCGTCTTTCCCGTCGATACGCACGTCCACCGCATCGCCCGGCGGATGGGCCTCGCGCCCGCCGACGCGGACCACGAGGATGTCCGCGCAGCGCTCGAGGAGGCGGTGCCGGCCGAGAAGTGCGGCTTCGGCCACACGGCGATGATCCAGTTCGGTCGGGAGTACTGCACGGCGCGCAAGCCGGCGTGCTTAGACGACCCCGACGCCTGCCCGCTGGCGGACGTCTGCGATCAGGTCGGCGTTTACCCCGAGAGCGGCGAGGTCGTCGACCCGGCCGAAGCGATGGACTGA
- a CDS encoding SDR family oxidoreductase — protein sequence MTRTILVTGATGTVGSALRDELAERDAVVRAATRSPPGDGSADEWVAFDFGKPETWGAALEGVDAVFLLRPPEMSQVGRAREFVDAAARVDAEHCVVLSVLGADRNPLLPHRRIERHVESSGLSYTHLRPSFFTQNLLEVHGDAFARGEIPVPAGDGETSFVDARDVGAVAAVALTESGHENAAYDLTGPDALTYDEVAAIAEDVLGHPVEYTDPSLPSFVLREVRRGRPLAFALVMSGIYTTARLGLAGRVTDDVYRVLGQEPRSVRAFFEDYAAAFREKTR from the coding sequence ATGACGCGAACGATTCTCGTGACCGGCGCGACCGGTACCGTCGGGTCGGCGCTCCGCGACGAACTGGCCGAGCGAGACGCCGTCGTCCGCGCGGCGACGAGGAGTCCACCGGGCGACGGTTCCGCAGACGAGTGGGTCGCCTTCGACTTCGGGAAACCCGAGACGTGGGGGGCCGCGCTGGAGGGGGTTGACGCCGTCTTCCTGCTTCGGCCGCCGGAGATGTCACAGGTCGGGCGGGCCCGGGAGTTCGTCGACGCGGCGGCTCGCGTCGACGCCGAACACTGCGTCGTCCTCTCGGTGCTCGGAGCTGACCGGAACCCGCTGTTGCCACACCGCCGGATCGAACGGCACGTCGAGTCGTCGGGGCTGTCCTACACGCATCTCCGACCCTCGTTCTTCACGCAGAACCTCCTCGAGGTCCACGGCGACGCGTTCGCGCGCGGCGAGATCCCGGTGCCGGCCGGCGACGGCGAGACGAGTTTCGTCGACGCCCGCGACGTGGGAGCCGTCGCCGCCGTCGCTCTCACCGAGTCGGGTCACGAGAACGCGGCGTACGATCTAACTGGGCCGGACGCGCTCACGTACGACGAGGTCGCCGCTATCGCCGAAGACGTGCTGGGTCACCCGGTCGAATACACTGACCCATCGCTCCCGTCGTTCGTCCTCCGAGAGGTGCGACGCGGCCGACCGCTCGCGTTCGCGCTCGTCATGTCGGGGATCTACACCACGGCGCGCCTCGGCCTCGCCGGTCGAGTGACGGACGACGTCTACCGAGTCCTCGGCCAAGAACCGCGGAGCGTCCGGGCGTTCTTCGAGGACTACGCGGCGGCGTTTCGCGAGAAGACGCGGTAA
- a CDS encoding beta-CASP ribonuclease aCPSF1, whose amino-acid sequence MSTVDKQLEDVRATIDEEVPNYISISEVTYEGPELVIYTRDPKEFASDGDLVRRLASKLRKRITVRPDPDVLTTPDTAEEQIRDIVPDEAGVTDIQFLADTGEVVIKAEKPGRVIGRGGETLREITKAVGWTPDVVRTPPIESPTVANVRSFLTQERDDRRDILERVGRQIHREPMSSDEWVRITTLGGCREVGRAAYIISTADTRILVDCGDKPGERTEKPYLDVPEAIGSGASSLDAVVLTHAHPEHAALVPLLFDHGYDGPVYCTEPTRDLLGLLTLDYIGRTDENGGKRPYGTDMVREAVKHCITLEYGDVTDIAPDVKLTLHSAGHVLGSSVVHFHIGDGLYNVAFSGDIHYDSTRLFDGAVNEFPRVETLVLESTYGGRNDYQTDQDDSERKLKQVVQNAADREGTVLVPTHAVGRAQELMVVLEEAMRRDEVPEMPVYLDGMIWESTAVHTTYPEYLRDEVQERIHDADRNPFLADQFTPIDGEDREEIADRDEASVVLAAPGMLTPGPSRSWLEHLAGDADSTLTLVDYQAKNTLGRRIQNGQRKVPVGGGDSVPLEMNVETIDGFSGHADRQGLENFVKTMHPRPEKVLCVHGDESATQDLSSSLYHDYNLRTFAPENLETFRFK is encoded by the coding sequence ATGAGCACGGTAGACAAGCAACTCGAAGACGTACGAGCAACGATCGACGAAGAGGTCCCGAACTACATCTCCATCTCCGAGGTCACCTACGAGGGACCGGAACTGGTAATCTACACGCGCGACCCGAAGGAGTTCGCCTCGGACGGCGACCTCGTCCGGCGACTGGCGTCGAAGCTCCGGAAGCGCATCACCGTCCGGCCCGACCCGGACGTTCTCACGACGCCCGACACGGCCGAGGAGCAGATCCGGGACATCGTCCCCGACGAGGCCGGCGTCACCGACATCCAGTTCCTGGCCGACACCGGCGAAGTCGTCATCAAGGCCGAGAAGCCCGGCCGCGTCATCGGTCGCGGCGGCGAGACGCTCCGGGAGATCACCAAGGCCGTTGGCTGGACGCCCGACGTGGTCCGCACGCCGCCCATCGAGTCGCCCACCGTAGCCAACGTCCGCAGTTTCCTCACGCAGGAACGCGACGACCGGCGGGACATCTTGGAGCGGGTCGGCCGGCAGATTCACCGCGAGCCGATGTCCAGCGACGAGTGGGTCCGCATCACCACGCTCGGCGGCTGCCGCGAGGTGGGCCGCGCCGCCTACATCATCTCGACGGCCGACACGCGCATCCTCGTCGACTGCGGCGACAAGCCCGGCGAGCGGACGGAGAAGCCGTATCTGGACGTGCCCGAGGCCATCGGTTCCGGGGCGTCCTCGCTCGACGCCGTCGTCCTCACGCACGCCCACCCCGAACACGCGGCGCTGGTCCCGCTACTGTTCGACCACGGCTACGACGGGCCGGTGTACTGCACCGAACCGACGCGGGACTTACTCGGCCTGCTGACGCTGGATTACATCGGCCGGACCGACGAGAACGGCGGCAAGCGACCGTACGGCACCGACATGGTCCGCGAAGCGGTCAAGCACTGCATCACGCTGGAGTACGGCGACGTGACCGACATCGCGCCGGACGTGAAGCTCACGCTCCACAGCGCCGGCCACGTGCTCGGCTCCTCGGTGGTCCACTTCCACATCGGCGACGGCCTCTACAACGTCGCCTTCTCCGGGGACATCCACTACGACAGCACCCGCCTGTTCGACGGCGCGGTCAACGAGTTCCCCCGCGTCGAGACGCTCGTCCTCGAATCGACCTACGGCGGTCGCAACGACTACCAGACCGACCAGGACGACTCCGAGAGAAAGCTCAAGCAGGTCGTTCAGAACGCCGCCGACCGGGAGGGGACCGTCCTCGTCCCGACTCACGCCGTCGGCCGCGCACAGGAGCTCATGGTCGTCCTCGAAGAGGCGATGCGCCGCGACGAGGTCCCCGAGATGCCGGTGTATCTCGACGGCATGATCTGGGAGTCCACGGCGGTCCACACCACCTACCCCGAGTACCTCCGCGACGAGGTGCAGGAGCGCATCCACGACGCCGACCGGAACCCGTTCCTCGCCGACCAGTTCACCCCCATCGACGGCGAGGACCGCGAGGAGATCGCCGACCGCGACGAGGCCAGCGTCGTCCTCGCCGCGCCGGGGATGCTCACCCCCGGCCCGAGCCGGTCCTGGCTCGAACACCTCGCCGGCGACGCCGACTCGACGCTCACGCTCGTCGACTATCAGGCGAAGAACACGCTCGGCAGGCGCATCCAAAACGGCCAGCGCAAGGTCCCCGTCGGCGGCGGCGACAGCGTCCCGCTGGAGATGAACGTCGAGACCATCGACGGCTTCTCCGGCCACGCCGACCGGCAGGGGCTTGAGAACTTCGTGAAGACGATGCACCCCCGTCCCGAGAAGGTCCTCTGTGTCCACGGCGACGAGTCCGCCACGCAGGACCTCTCCTCGTCGCTGTACCACGACTACAACCTGCGGACGTTCGCGCCGGAGAACTTAGAGACGTTCCGGTTCAAATAG
- a CDS encoding aldo/keto reductase: MEYTRLGSTGTKVSELCFGTWRFGRETGGVVETEREEAHELLDAAWERGVNFIDTANVYGSPHGTSEEFIGEWLEDHDRSDFVLASKVYFPFDGWGEPGPNDSGLGRKHIRNQIEGTLDRLGTDYLDLYYIHRWDEEADVEETLSTLDTLVRKGKVNHLGASTMAAWQLTKALWKSDVEDFERFEVTQPLFHAGYRDDVKDYLDVCADQEMAVCPYSPLAGGFLTGKYERTDDDDPTAFEGPEGSRGSLDDRFDEYYLSERGWHVLDEVRAVADELDATPAQVALRWLIEQPDFTCVPIVGARTVDQLEENVGATDVSLSDDQFNRIVSARYAEDGERWGHRR; encoded by the coding sequence ATGGAGTACACACGACTCGGGTCGACCGGGACGAAGGTCTCTGAGCTCTGCTTCGGAACGTGGCGCTTCGGTCGGGAGACCGGCGGCGTCGTCGAGACGGAGCGAGAGGAGGCCCACGAGCTGCTCGACGCGGCGTGGGAGCGCGGCGTCAACTTCATCGACACCGCGAACGTCTACGGCTCGCCCCACGGGACGAGCGAGGAGTTCATCGGCGAGTGGCTGGAGGACCACGACCGCTCGGACTTCGTCCTCGCGTCGAAGGTCTACTTCCCCTTCGACGGCTGGGGCGAACCCGGTCCGAACGACTCGGGACTGGGCCGCAAGCACATCCGAAATCAGATCGAGGGGACGCTGGACCGCCTCGGCACGGACTATCTCGACCTCTACTACATCCACCGCTGGGACGAGGAAGCGGACGTCGAGGAGACGCTCTCGACGCTCGATACCCTCGTCAGGAAGGGGAAGGTCAACCACCTCGGCGCGTCGACGATGGCCGCCTGGCAGCTGACGAAGGCGCTCTGGAAGTCCGACGTCGAGGACTTCGAGCGCTTCGAGGTCACGCAACCGCTGTTCCACGCGGGCTACCGCGACGACGTGAAGGACTACCTCGACGTCTGTGCCGACCAGGAGATGGCCGTCTGTCCCTACTCGCCGCTCGCCGGCGGCTTCCTCACTGGGAAGTACGAGCGCACGGACGACGACGACCCGACGGCCTTCGAGGGGCCGGAGGGCTCGCGCGGCTCGCTCGACGATCGCTTCGACGAGTACTACCTCTCCGAGCGCGGCTGGCACGTCTTAGACGAGGTCCGCGCCGTCGCCGACGAGCTGGACGCGACGCCCGCGCAGGTCGCGCTCCGCTGGCTCATCGAGCAGCCCGACTTCACCTGCGTCCCCATCGTCGGCGCGCGCACCGTCGATCAACTGGAGGAGAACGTCGGCGCGACGGACGTCTCGCTCTCCGACGACCAGTTCAACCGCATCGTCTCGGCCCGCTACGCCGAGGACGGCGAGCGCTGGGGCCACCGCCGCTGA
- a CDS encoding disulfide bond formation protein B, translating into MSQPSRTVPLGTRQLLGFATLVAAVATAGSLYFSLGVGLTPCRLCWYQRILMYPLVVVLGVAAFERRAEVARTVLPLAVLGGSISAYHSWLQVSQSSCGLGAVSCSAVVYRVVGFSIPNLALMAFSLVVASVGLAWWQRG; encoded by the coding sequence GTGAGTCAGCCCTCCAGAACGGTCCCGCTCGGCACGCGACAGTTGCTCGGCTTCGCGACGCTCGTCGCCGCCGTCGCGACCGCGGGGAGCCTCTACTTCTCGCTGGGCGTCGGCCTGACGCCGTGTCGGCTCTGCTGGTATCAGCGAATCTTGATGTACCCGCTCGTGGTGGTGCTCGGCGTCGCCGCGTTCGAGCGCCGGGCCGAGGTCGCGCGGACGGTCCTCCCGCTCGCCGTCCTCGGCGGGAGCATCTCCGCCTATCACTCCTGGCTCCAGGTGAGCCAGTCCTCCTGCGGACTGGGCGCGGTGAGTTGCTCGGCGGTGGTGTACCGCGTCGTCGGCTTCTCCATCCCGAACCTCGCGCTGATGGCCTTCTCGCTCGTCGTCGCGTCCGTCGGCCTCGCGTGGTGGCAGCGGGGATGA
- a CDS encoding HD domain-containing protein produces MGVEIKESPVSDAEFDAMRTFVHDYLAASVENEEEGGRMRWYPWHSAEYRFNHILNVVDIATEIARKEGANVDVTRVAALFHDIAKLEVEQDVHAEAGARIAREYLSAHGDYPESFVEQVCRAIEDHSYQGDLSNLPLETQCLIEADILDKVGANGAALMLLRMGYESRTHMDAAEMVDRVIERGEDAEDRVRSDTAESIVHQRLKRARWFQEWLEAEVTEMNTEESLDDVATGMGDS; encoded by the coding sequence GTGGGCGTCGAGATTAAGGAGTCACCCGTCTCAGACGCGGAATTCGACGCGATGCGAACGTTCGTTCACGACTACCTCGCTGCCAGTGTCGAGAACGAGGAGGAGGGCGGCCGGATGCGCTGGTACCCGTGGCACTCCGCGGAGTACCGGTTCAACCACATCCTCAACGTGGTCGACATCGCGACCGAGATCGCCCGGAAGGAAGGAGCGAACGTGGACGTGACGCGCGTCGCGGCACTCTTTCACGACATCGCGAAGCTAGAGGTCGAACAGGACGTCCACGCCGAGGCCGGCGCTCGCATCGCACGCGAGTACCTCTCCGCACACGGTGACTACCCCGAGTCGTTCGTCGAGCAGGTGTGTCGCGCCATCGAGGACCACTCCTATCAGGGGGACCTCTCGAACCTCCCCCTGGAGACGCAGTGTCTCATCGAGGCGGACATCCTCGATAAGGTCGGTGCCAACGGCGCTGCGCTTATGCTCCTCCGGATGGGGTACGAGTCGAGAACGCACATGGACGCCGCCGAGATGGTCGACCGCGTCATCGAGCGCGGCGAGGACGCCGAGGACCGCGTTCGGAGCGACACGGCCGAGTCTATCGTCCACCAGCGGCTCAAGCGCGCGCGCTGGTTCCAAGAGTGGCTCGAAGCCGAAGTCACCGAGATGAACACGGAGGAGAGTCTAGACGACGTCGCGACCGGGATGGGCGACTCCTGA
- a CDS encoding LysE family translocator produces MHHWLLSTQPAALSIGTLLSTAIGGVVFGLALAAPPGPMNAVIAEESALRGWRAGLFAGLGAMTADACFFVLSLAGVATVVTELPGLRQAMVAAGGLLMLWFAYGAIQDANALSSVDAESDGDASRGFRKALVLALTNPYQVVFWLTVGVGLLRPGTLDVLSSLPLVGREAAGLFVVRTGHPVLLAGLFGGIVCWITGFPAAIVAARERVERLAPAIAWASAAVLAVSGAVFLAQALGPALAWAGSALLP; encoded by the coding sequence ATGCATCACTGGCTCCTCTCGACACAGCCGGCCGCGCTCTCGATCGGAACGCTGCTCTCGACGGCGATCGGCGGCGTCGTCTTCGGCCTCGCGCTGGCGGCCCCGCCCGGCCCGATGAACGCCGTCATCGCGGAGGAGAGCGCCCTCCGAGGCTGGCGCGCCGGGCTGTTCGCCGGGCTCGGAGCGATGACCGCCGACGCGTGCTTCTTCGTCCTCTCGCTTGCTGGCGTCGCCACCGTCGTCACGGAACTACCCGGACTGCGGCAAGCCATGGTCGCCGCGGGCGGACTCCTGATGCTGTGGTTCGCCTACGGCGCGATACAGGACGCGAACGCCCTCTCGTCAGTCGACGCGGAGAGCGACGGCGACGCGAGCCGCGGGTTCCGAAAGGCGCTGGTGCTGGCGCTCACGAACCCGTATCAGGTGGTGTTCTGGCTCACCGTCGGCGTCGGGCTCTTGCGCCCCGGGACGCTCGACGTGCTGTCGTCGCTCCCGCTGGTCGGTCGCGAGGCCGCCGGGCTGTTCGTCGTCCGAACCGGCCACCCCGTGTTGCTGGCGGGGCTGTTCGGGGGAATCGTCTGCTGGATCACCGGGTTTCCGGCGGCGATCGTCGCCGCGCGCGAGCGCGTCGAACGGCTCGCGCCGGCGATCGCGTGGGCGAGTGCGGCGGTGCTCGCCGTCTCGGGCGCGGTCTTTCTCGCACAGGCGCTCGGGCCGGCCCTCGCGTGGGCCGGCTCGGCGCTGTTACCCTGA
- a CDS encoding GNAT family N-acetyltransferase → MNVRPASPADGPAIRDVARRSLQASYSLGPQAITSAIEEWYDEEQLEATLADGDRLLLVADDDGQIVGFSESVLAADNTGTLLWLHVDPAHRGVGNAASLFERTREQLRELGATHLQGRVLDDNVDGNTFYEEQGFERAGSEEIDIAGQTYVENLYTESERWGREPMETDEGRTVYVDHDNHERGSIAPFHVVYGGEDAEDRYGYFCSNCNTLANAMDSMGRIECDGCGNVRKPLRWDAAYL, encoded by the coding sequence ATGAACGTTCGACCGGCTTCGCCAGCCGATGGACCGGCAATCAGAGACGTCGCGCGACGGTCGCTGCAAGCGTCGTACTCGCTGGGACCGCAGGCGATCACCAGCGCCATCGAGGAGTGGTACGACGAGGAGCAGCTCGAGGCGACGCTGGCTGACGGGGACCGGCTCCTCCTGGTCGCCGACGACGACGGGCAGATCGTGGGTTTCTCCGAGAGCGTCCTCGCGGCCGACAACACCGGGACGCTCCTGTGGTTGCACGTCGACCCGGCCCATCGCGGCGTCGGGAACGCCGCGTCGCTGTTCGAGCGGACCCGCGAGCAACTCCGCGAGCTCGGCGCGACGCACCTCCAGGGACGCGTCCTAGACGACAACGTCGACGGCAACACGTTCTACGAGGAGCAGGGCTTCGAACGCGCCGGCTCGGAGGAGATCGACATCGCCGGCCAAACCTACGTCGAGAACCTCTACACGGAGAGCGAGCGGTGGGGCCGCGAGCCCATGGAGACGGACGAAGGTCGAACCGTCTACGTCGACCACGACAACCACGAGCGGGGCTCGATCGCGCCGTTCCACGTCGTCTACGGCGGCGAGGACGCCGAGGACCGATACGGCTACTTCTGTAGCAACTGCAACACCCTCGCCAACGCGATGGACTCGATGGGCCGCATCGAGTGCGACGGCTGCGGGAACGTCCGAAAACCGCTGCGCTGGGACGCCGCGTACCTCTGA
- a CDS encoding DUF371 domain-containing protein, which yields MPHEVVVRAQGHEHVSAEHASTLEVTSDDFLTPAGDCILGIEADTVPADFDEAFVSACQDGDAAITATLEADGHSVTVTGSGHPELTFEDERSHVLRTSDYVDDRTVMVHADAAAGDVDRDLIAALADGADLTLTLSVDPA from the coding sequence ATGCCCCACGAAGTCGTCGTCCGCGCGCAGGGCCACGAACACGTCTCCGCCGAGCACGCGAGCACGCTCGAAGTGACCAGCGACGACTTCCTCACGCCCGCTGGCGATTGCATCCTCGGTATCGAGGCCGACACCGTCCCCGCCGACTTCGACGAGGCGTTCGTCTCGGCGTGCCAGGACGGAGACGCGGCGATCACGGCCACCCTGGAAGCCGACGGCCACAGCGTCACTGTCACGGGGTCGGGCCACCCCGAGCTGACCTTCGAGGACGAGCGGAGCCACGTCCTGCGGACGAGCGACTACGTCGACGACCGGACGGTGATGGTCCACGCGGACGCGGCGGCGGGCGACGTGGACCGCGACCTCATTGCCGCGCTGGCCGACGGCGCGGACCTGACGCTGACTCTGTCTGTCGATCCCGCCTGA
- a CDS encoding coiled-coil protein has protein sequence MVDSIDESKNVTVTEEDLENKSKGELIKLAGQLRDRRNELNQMASERASSRDDLNAKTREKVDEAQEHREKRDELNEQVQEHKDKRNELNAEANELFDKVDNVKNDLELDEGKSVDELKDEIEDLEFKQQTEVLSSEDEKELIEKIETKREKLQTKQEKLDESGDLEGLKEEAEEVRSEASKHHQKVTELADEAQKHHNKMIEAYREADEIRDEADEKHEEFVEAQEAADQHHEDFVRVQKRLRELDKKEEQEERSQREEKQEAAREEAEEIYQKFKEGETLDTEDLMKLQKAGKL, from the coding sequence ATGGTAGACTCGATAGACGAATCAAAGAACGTCACAGTAACCGAAGAGGATCTCGAAAACAAATCCAAAGGCGAGCTCATCAAACTCGCCGGCCAGCTCCGCGACCGGCGCAACGAGCTGAACCAGATGGCCTCCGAGCGGGCCTCCAGCCGCGACGACCTGAACGCGAAGACCCGCGAGAAGGTCGACGAGGCCCAGGAACACCGCGAGAAGCGCGACGAGCTCAACGAGCAGGTCCAGGAGCACAAGGACAAGCGCAACGAGCTCAACGCCGAGGCCAACGAGCTGTTCGACAAGGTCGACAACGTCAAGAACGACCTCGAACTCGACGAGGGCAAGTCCGTCGACGAGCTCAAGGACGAGATCGAAGACTTAGAGTTCAAGCAGCAGACGGAAGTCCTCTCCTCGGAGGACGAGAAGGAGCTCATCGAGAAGATCGAGACCAAGCGCGAGAAGCTCCAGACCAAGCAGGAGAAACTCGACGAGAGCGGTGACCTCGAAGGGCTCAAGGAGGAGGCCGAGGAGGTCCGCTCGGAGGCTTCGAAGCACCACCAGAAGGTCACGGAACTCGCGGACGAGGCCCAGAAACACCACAACAAGATGATCGAGGCCTACCGCGAGGCCGACGAGATCCGCGACGAGGCCGACGAGAAGCACGAGGAGTTCGTCGAGGCCCAGGAAGCGGCCGACCAGCACCACGAGGACTTCGTCCGCGTCCAGAAGCGCCTGCGCGAACTCGACAAGAAGGAAGAGCAGGAAGAGCGGTCCCAGCGCGAGGAGAAGCAGGAAGCCGCGCGCGAGGAAGCCGAGGAGATCTACCAGAAGTTCAAGGAAGGCGAGACGCTCGACACCGAGGACCTGATGAAGCTGCAGAAGGCTGGCAAGCTGTAA